TGACGTCTCAGTTGTAGTAGTTGCATTTGCTGTAGCGTCGAAATCAACCGGTCTAGTACCATCTTTTGAAGGCATGATGTGTGCGATAGGTAAGTTAAGGCAGTATGCAGGATTTGTGAAGCAAAAGAATGAATTAAACAGACAATGGAGTATGAAGTGTATATATACTGCGTGACGAACTGCGTAACGTAAGCAATTGGAAAGGGGTCTTCGGAGTTCCGACAAGGCTTTCGGGGTTCGGAGTTGAAGCATTATCTGGATGGTAATAAATGCTCCAAAGATGCTCCTTTTTTGTATTGCACAGAATCAAAAATATTCAGTCTTGtgtttcctttcctttcttacCACGCCTGACCCTGGCCCTACCTACCAAATAATCATGGCCTCTGTGACCAACGGTACCCTAAGCTTTGGTGACAACTACGCAGTCCTCAATTTGGACTGGATGTCGGTGCTGATCAACGCTGCCAAGGATACCCATGAAGGTCAGGCCATGATTAAGAACTGCTCTAAGTGGAATGATGCAGTGCACCAGAAATCTCCTCGTCCCCTTACTGTTTTCTCCACCCTCTCCTTCAATCCTGGCCAGCCTGAGGTTCAGCCTAATTCACCATTTGCCAATTTGATTGTTCCCTATGGCGAGTTCAGAAACGGCTCCCCTGAAGTGCAAATCGATGGGCATTTCAaggttgatgaggaggacgTTGTGCTTCAAAAGACCAGATGGTCCGCTACGATGGGCAATGCCTTGGAGCAAATTTTGAAGGCGCGCAATATCAAGACAGTTATTATAGTATGTGACTCTTCCTTTCTTATCCCCCCAAGTCAAGGCTATATTAACCTGTTTGTCACAGTCCGGCCTGACTCTCTCTGGTGTTGTGATGTCCACTATCTACCGGCTGTTTGACTTGGACTATAACATTTACGTCATCAGGGATAATGTCTTGGAGTTGCCAGTTGATCAAACTCCTGCATTCTCTGAGGTTATGCTCGAAATGCTTTTGCCTAAGATGAATATCAAGGTTGTTTCTATTGAGGAGGCTCTCGGGGCGCTAGAGCATTCTTAGTATGGTTCTCTTTAGAGTGGATAGTGGGATAAAAAGCGATATATATCCTCTTGAATCTCAGACAAATGGCTTATTATGGCTTGCACATAGAGTGGAATCAAATTTATGCTGATAATGATAATATCCTTATTGGAATGATAGAGGAATTCGACGGATTTATTATTAGCAGTCTTGGACAAGATGCAGTCATAAGGTGAgaccaagaaaaaaaaagtataaCTACAGGTAAGTTGCCAAGTATGAGTAAAATACTTATGTTAAGTAAGCTAACCTAATAGTTATGTAAATATTAATTATAGTTCAATTTCCCGGGAATAGCTTGTTAAGGGCAACGTCGTTCTGGTAAATTTCCTGGTTAAACACGGTTTATAAGAAGTAATCCGGTGTCCGTCTTTGTATCGTAGGTTCACCGGTTCTTGGGGAAGGGTCAAATTGTATACTAAGACAGCAGGTGTGAATACAAACCCAACTCATTCTGAAAGATAAAACTTACAGTTTGTAACAAGAGAGTTCATTGATTTCCATAACTGCGGCTTGATTACCGCAGCGGTAACAATAGTTTGGGGCTAGCAGAGATTTCATCAGCATTATGATTCTTCAGAATAAGTACCTTACTTTGCAGGGATATACCGGAAAATATTGTGACCACATGTCTGTCATGAGACCAAAGATATCCATCCATCACCATCTGATGTGCTCTAGCGACCAGACTCAAGCCATTGGTATGGTTAAATGCTTCTGATACGTCCTGTCCAAAGGTATAGCCGGCTCCACGAGGAGAAATTCCCCAACCAGTTCTTTCATCTGGGTCGCTCCAGAGGAGATCACACATGGAGCCTCCATGAGGAGGTTCCTGGACTCGGTCTATGGCACGAATCTCATCAAGAGTATTGACAGAAGGACTCAAGCCTCCATGCAGACAAAGGATCTGATTTTCAACAAGGGCAGTAATAGGAAAATAATCAAAAAGGTCAGTGAAGTACTTCCAAACATTAGCACTGCCATATTTGCGTAGACACTCATCATAAAAGCCATAAACTTGCGTGATCTGGCGAGATTCGTGATTTCCGCGAAGAATCGTAATTCGTTTTGGGTACCGGAGCTTAAGAGAGATGAGAAGAGATACCGACTCAACAGAATGATAGCCTCGGTCGACATAGTCtccttgaagaagaagggaaaagaatCGAATCAACGCCCACTTCCAAGTCACCCATACAAGTGTTTTGTCCAGTGACTCACCCATGAAGAGGTAGTTTGTATCTGGACATGGCCCCGTAATATGAAAAAGCTCTATTAAGTCATGATACTGGCCGTGTATATCGCCGCACACTGTGACTGGACATTTCTACAGTGGCTATCAGTTGGATCAATCAATGATAGCATTGAAGGAGTGCACGCACGACTGGCTGCACATTTGATTCACTCTGTACAACTTCCCTTGCCTATAATGAGACAGCAATTAATGAGACGCTGCTTTCTTTGGAAGGTCGGAAGATTGAGTGTAAAAGTCTTACCTGGAGACATAAACGTCGGACAGTGTCCTCTGGCAATGGCTTGCAGTGCATCAAATCTTCAATCCACTTATCGAGAATCTGGATTGACTGCGAAATAGTCGTGGAACTGTGACCTGAACGCTCAGGCGTCCGGGCAAGCTCGATTTCCATGTCGTCATTCATTGGTCGAGAAACGGAAGTTCAAGATATAGTGACCTTTGAAACACCAGTTGTAataaaagggaaaaaaaaaaaaaaaagccgtAGCAATGTACTGAGTTGGAGCTCGAAAGGAGATTTATATTACTATTATCGAGAGAATACGCAAATGCCAGCGGAATCCACTGTCCGAAAAGACTTCTTTTAGTTCGGCACCGGCCATGTACCGAAGGCAAGCGAGATATTTGTTCAAGAGAATATCCCCGGGCCTGAAATCTCAAGTCCGAATGCGACCTCAAGTCCGAAGGCGAACTCACCAGCCGGTTATACGGGTATATAGAGGACTTGTTTATATGTGGTGCTTCCAGCCTTACTATTTTTATACCTTGATTTTTAATTGTACAATTGGTTTTTTATCGCATCTCCTCCTCGCCCTATTGTGCTTTCCAGTTTCGCAGCTATTAAAGTAGTTAAACACACTCCATTGCCAGCATCATACGTTATGACTGATCGGGACGTGAATTTGGAGTCTATTATAAATAGGCTGCTTAAAGTGAGAGGTACTCGACCGGATCAATATGTCCAACTCCAGGAATCGGAGATTCGTTATCTGTGTCACAAAGCGCGAGAATTATTGGTCTCACAACCTATATTACTAGAACTTGAGGCACCCATAAAGGTATGCCTTCGACCCTCAATTCGTTCAATGACGCCATTTCAAACATAAAAGCCCCGTACAGAAAGTTTTCAGCTCTAATCTGTGGGTGAAACAGATATGTGGCGATGTCCATGGCCAGTACTACGATCTCCTGCGCCTGTTTGAGTATGGTGGCTACCCGCCAGAGGCTAACTATCTGTTTCTTGGTGATTACGTCGATCGTGGCAAACAATCTGTTGAGTGCATCTGCCTTTTGTTAGCCTACAAGATCAAGTACCCTGAAAACTTCTTTATTCTACGCGGGAATCACGAGTGTGCTTCAATTAACCGAATCTATGGCTTCTACGATGAGTGCAAGCGCAGATATAGTGTCAAGCTATGGAAGACGTTCATCGATTGCTTCAATTGTTTACCAATCGCTGCTATTGTCGAAGAGAAGATATTTTGTATGCATGGAGGGCTTAGTCCTGATCTAAATTCAATGGAGCAAATCCGTCGGATCATGCGTCCCACAGATGTAGGTTCTCTAATTTCAAGCTCCTTTCAAATCCTTATGCGCTGACCGTTATAGATACCCGACTGCGGTCTGTTGTGTGACCTTCTATGGGCAGATCCAGATAGGGATATCAATGGCTGGGGTGAGAATGACCGTGGTGTCTCGTTCACATTCGGCTCGGACGTCGTCAATCGTTTCGTTCAGAAACATGATATAGACCTTATTTGCCGCGCCCACCAGTGTGTGGAAGATGGGTATGAATTCTTCGCCAACCGACAACTATTGACGCTATTCAGTGCACCGAACTACTGTGGCGAGTTTGACAATGCAGGTGCAATGATCAGTGTCAATGAGGAACTTCTCTGTTCCTTCCAGATGCGTGGAAACTGGAAtctagttttttttttttttttttcgataTCATATAAGCCCTGCTAATTATATTAATTAGATATTGAAACCAGctaagaagaaagaaaagcccATCTCTAGAAATCTGAAATGGGGCAGGTCCAGCTCTTTAGATGATCAGCAACAGAAGCAATCGTAATAAATCGAGATTTATCAGTCGTTTTCAATCATCAATCTATTTCCTCAATTTATAAATTCATAGCCCACACTGTACTTATTTAAGTCACCCcgcagtagtagtagtagtagtagtagtagtagtaatcaagtttattgtccttACCGAGCCCTATGGGCTATGAAACAGTGCGGCTCGTGAGCACAAGCTCCTACTGAGTTTCTAGATACATCTTTGATCGTTcagtttctttttcctcgcCCTATTCCGCCGATTTGCGCAGGGCATTTGGGTAGTATTCATCGCAGAGTATTCCTCTAGCGCCACAATAACTGTGGCTCGAGGGACCTGCAGTTTTCCATACCCTCCTCATGTTCGTGGTATTCTTTGCCAGCTCAAGCTGGTTGTCCGGGGAAACTAGGTGTGCTAGGAGTCTGAGGACCACACTAGGCAGAGCTAGTAAAGTTCAAGCGTTTTGTGGTAGATGTTGAGTCGGCGGCGGGAATCCAACCCACGACCCCCAGTTTTGGGGCAAAACCTCAGCAAAATCCCTTGCCTGGGAGCCTGCTCATTGTGTGTACCACAACACAGCCGCTACCGATCCCAATCAATTGTAGGCATAGCGGCACGATCCATTGTCGATGGTCGCAGGCACAGCGGCGCGACTAATTGTCTGCAGGTGTGCAGTGTGGTGTCAGCGTATCTCTCGCAGGCAGATCGGCACGAGTGTGGAAGTCAGCTGCATGGCAGGCAAATTCGTCGGATAGCATGATGAGGCCAGGGGAACCCCAGCTGTCCTCTCGTCTCATAGCCTAGAATCAATACAGGGTGGGCGCATGGTAACGCGCCTGGTTAGGACAACTGCCCACAGGATGTGCTCCAATCGGATGGCAGTACGATGCCAGTGTATCATGGCATTATGATTCAACGATAATAGCGAGATAAGACAGGCAGGAACCTTAGCTACTCCTTGTTGTTATCAACCATTCTGTGCGGGCGCGCTGAGGGACAACAACACGTTCGCACAATCGCCGCCACAGGGAAATTCTTCTTGGTTTCCTCAGTCAAATGATGAGTACTGACACCGGACATCATGAGAAAGTGAGAATTCGTCGTCCTGAGAGCTGGAGGCAGCGCTCTCATCCAGCGTGCTCGCCGAAGGCGTCACCCTGCAGTCAAAATAAAACCAAAAATTCGGAACTCCGTTATGCTCGGAATTCCGATGGTTGGTCACCGAAAACTCCGGAGTCACTCATCTCACATATAACCTTACTATTTCCCTGCGTCTAATGTTATGACAACACTAAGGACATGAGAACGTCAAGATATTCCACTTCTCGGCAAAAGGCTTGCCAGCAATGTTCCAGTGCAAAAGTGAGATGTGATCGCAAAGCCGGGAATGAACGTTGTACGAGATGTACGCAGCGAGGCCTACCATGTGCTTATCCTCACGCAGATGTTCCTGAAGCACCAACCATGACGAACCCGGGGTTGAATGGGGTCCAGCCACCCAGCCCATTCTCAATATCAGATATGTCATTTGCAAGTCCCGAAAGGGGGCTGCTGGCAACAAACATGTACAACGATCCGATAACGCGTCCGCCAAAATCCCCAAGTACAACCTCATCAAGGCCTTTGCCATTATTGAACGAAGGCTTTGTTAATACTGCTGCGCGCATGCCAGAAAGCTTGGATGACATGGACTTCTCCGGCCTCGACCTAGTTTGTCCCATCAGCGCTGACGAGATCAAGAACCGCTGGATTCAAGCCTATATTCCTGTTCCTGGCCAGACCGTCAAGCAATACCCCACCGGTGTCAGCAACTTTATCTACCATATTTTGAAGTCGTACGCAGTTGTTGCGGTGAATGGTCGTGGTATTCTGCCGTTCATCCATCCCAAACAGATGATGGCACAACCAACCGGGTCTCCACTTACTACTTGCTTAAGTCTCGTTCGGATATGTTCAAACCCCATACCTGGTACCGAAGATGCTGCAGTCAAGGTTCTGCAACGAGAAATGCACAATCTTTACAAAATACGGGACAAATACGATGACAAGTGTCTGTTTGCTGCATTCCAGGCACACCTTATATACTCAATGATCCTTTTCttccagctcaaccacgccTGCAATGATCATTTCCGTGACATCATGACAAATTTGCAAGAGTTAGCGTGCGCCTCATCTCAGCAAGGACTCCTGTGTGCAGCTAATCAACGACGGGCGCGTCCTAGATGGGAAGAGTGGATTACAGTCGAGGCCAAACGGCGGACCCTATTTGTGATGTATCTGTTCGATAGCATCCTTTCTACCCAAGAGGGACTGCCCACTTTCCTCGGCACTGAATTGCAGGGTCTGCCAGCTCCAGCTAGTAAACTACTGTGGCAGGCAAGTAGTCGATTCGAGTGGGAGAGGCAGTACAACATCCACATGGCGGAGTGGATGGAGGGTAGTCTAACTATTGATGAACTTTGGCCTCCTTTCTTGGGTATGACTGCGTCTGATATTTCTAGAAGGCATGCGAGAGTGGATCGCTGGCTGGAAAATCTTGACGAGTATGGAACTATGCTGTATGCGATTATGAGATGCACCCACAGTGATTGACATAAATATCACATTCTATATACTATTGTATTTTCATCAGGGTCTTAAAAAACTAGCTGGTGAGATAACAACTTATTacaaataaaaaaaaaaaaaaacagcaTCATTATCTTGAACATGGACCAGTTACGAAAAATCTCTTGTTTGGGGGTATTCCAACAGTCGCCCTATTGCTTTCCCTCGATCCAGTGAAGAGCTGGACGGGAGCAACTGTCACTTCTGGATTCGATGAAAGGATTGATTTTTGAAATGTCCAGTTCTTGAGTTGACTCTCCCACAAGGCAGCCACAGTTCATACTACACGGGAAAAGCACAGCAATTAATGACAAGGTGTAAAGGGCTAGACCTTCAAAGCTATTATCTAGCTATATACAGGAAGGATTCGatagggagagaaagaaaggaaggaagaacGCCTGCTAAGGTCAGAAGCTAGCATATGAAGGTTCGCGTAAATGTATGCCCAACGCATCGGGCATCCAACATAATTGTCACGTGCTTGGGAGGACCTGTTGCgagtattattattatttaatcaaatttattgtccataccgaggcctagagctatgacagaccatgattcatggactcaaGGTCAGCAGtcattctacagtctcttgtacCTATAGGTTCCTGAAGCGctagcccccttctatagtctctctgatccttttcctcgccccaaaccgcctgtatgcgcagggctttcaagcacagtgctctccttgtgtttcagagcaagatgggtgtggctgaggctgactctcagcttaggctaccttccctgctacccctctcctgttttAATTGCCtccgatccttctggccctgccaccagagttctgctccgtacagggcTACCGACTGCATCGCTGCAACTTGGACCTGGCGAGTCAGTCCTGAAGcgagtccatgactctggcataggtGTTGTACCcagttttctgcagcccgtgccttgcgcatgcAGGTCTGATAATGGGccttgagattcagcccagaatcaagccagacaccaagccatcgggttgcttcttgattgaagggcacacagtggccacTTCCACTCGTGCTtgttgaatctgatctcTCAGTTCCCGGCCTTATTTGCGAAGCAGGATTGCTTCTGTTTTTCCTGTATCAAACTGGACCGCATCATCGTGCCCCcattcaatggccaccttggctgCTTTTTGCAGTTTGTCGCAGATCTCTTTGACAGAGTGCCCTGAGACAAGCAAACCTATATCATCTGCAAAAGAAAGAGACTGGATGCCAACCATGCTCCTCTCGATTGCATCAAACACATCGCTGAGGTAGATGATGAGCAGAATAGGTGACACTGgtgagccctgtggcacccctgaATTAATTGGATGTGCCAGGCATAGTgttgtcacaacctggcttctctcgtattgTACCTAGGGttttagttgtatttcgagacgggacacttaccctaagtgtcttccaaagTAATCATATGcccaatgcccctccgggtccggttcgatAATAtgtcgatgggtatatcgcccctccaggctctgtaacataatcaacaagtagaatcggtaaaggtaatgaatagagaaacaaggccaaccgagtacgtatactgagttgttggttaagtgcggacgagtcagaaactagaaaggtaaccaatgctgaatgacttgtaattgatcgcgaagaactaagctacgTACATGAACGAGTGTCCTTATAACTGGGCAACTCCGTCAGCGATCAAGATTGTCAGTACCAACGATCCCATCATCCTTGGCATATTTCTGCATCAGATCCATCACCCGCGTGATGGGAGCCAAATCGTTCGCTTGGACCTTACCCGCCGCCCGGACGGCACCTCCGACTTCGAGTATATTCATTTATATCAAGTTGCATACGAAGAGTGGGGCTGCTCAGCATCAAAAATGTCACAAGCAATAAAGATGCTTCAAGATTTGCCTGCATCACCTACATCAATATTTCGCAGACCACCTTCGACATCCTTACCAGATACCCTCCTCCCGCATATTGGCCCGTATTCCAAAGCGTGTTGGCTCGACCTCGAATCATCAACACTCTGGCTTTTGTTTAGCGCCAATTCAGGCACCTACTCCATTTGCTCTACAACGAGCGTCAGTCAGGCTGCACCCCAGCATCCTGAAGCCGGAGCAGAATGCTTTTCTCAACCCTGTGGCTCAGCTGCGcgtagtacggagtacaactATTTAAGAAAATGAGCGCGGGGTCTGTTTCGATCGGGAGGGTAAACGACGGCACGAAATCTGAAGATTGTGAGAACGAATCGCTGTATATCGACACGCTGCGACTGGATTTTTGGCCTGTACGTGTGAGCTAAACAGTACTCTCTGTAAACAGTGCGAATGATTTCCCCTTCCTGTGTTTGAGCTTAGTTTAGCCTCTTGTACTCAGGTTCTGCGTCGAAAGCCACCTACTTATTTAATTTGAATTGTTCTGAAGGACCTGGCTTGTCAGAGCTATTTGGGTGAGTTCAACAACGGTATCCGCGTATATCAGCTTGTGGAATGTTGGCGCCCTGCCCAGCCGCAAGAATGTGCGAAATAACTAACCAAACCATGCAAGACACTGGGAGAGCAAAACATGCTTTCAAGGAGAAATGGAGGAGATCCGGAGCTTGAACATAGCTCATAACCAAGAGTAAGATCGCTGACTGTTCCTGTGTGATGAAGACAACAGTAGGCCAGAGTTGACCTATCACCATACTTCAAGTTATCACACACCGCGGCAGGCATGTTGAAAATTCGCTTAACCCATGCTTGGAGGGCAAGCGTATGTTCTGGCCCCTGCTCGTATACAAGCCGCCGGAAAGATCACCAGCACTACCGTGGTTCCGATCAACGCGCACGGCACTGATCTCAGACTCAGGTATAATAACTCGTCCCGAGAGCGGCATACGAATCGTGGGATGGGCGTGGCTTTGATCGACTTGACAGATTTGTCGCGACGGTCGTCAACGGTGATTCCGGACTGTGTGTTTTCGACTGCATTCCGGTCTGAAATGAGCTGTGGACTTTTCGGAAACTGCCTACGAGTCAGATTGTCTCGGATTAATTTGTAAACTCAGTGGTGTTAATTTAGTGCCGGTAAAACATATATTAAACTGCGGTAGTGCAAAAGCATAGTTGTGTATAATTTTATGCACCGAGTACCGGGGCCACGTAACAACATGCTGGTTTTTACCGAAATGTAACTATTATTTCTTGTTGACTGAAAGAAAACTCTTTTTCCATTGCATGCTGCAATAATGGCAGGAATGTCTCACGTGTAAATCTTTCCAGTTCGAAGTGCCAGTGCGTAAATATATATCTGCTAGCCGAGCTGATAAATACTGCTAGATAACAAATCAAATTGCCTTCAGCGTAGAATGTGCCAGCGGTCACTCCGTACCAcatgctctcaaagcccgtCAAACAACTCGTACTCGTATGCATAACCATCGCCCTGTCAACTCAGCCAGAGCCTCGTGCAAGCTGTTATCTTCGCCACCACTCAAAGCGGAGGATCAATTCCCCACCGTTGGGAAGTGGGCCTTGATTTCCACCCTACTCTCCAGTCCCCTCAATTCCCTCAATCCACTATACCAAACTATACTACGTCAGCGCCTTCCTCCAACCAGCTGAACGGTGGCGAGCTTCCGCCCAGAGCTCGCACCATCTGTTCCCCGCCCCGTCAAGCACCTAGACCAACGGCCGGCGGGTGCAGGGACATGGAGGAGATGCTTGGCGGTGTGTGTGGCCTTTTCCTTTTGGAGGATGCACATCCGCATGCGCGTGCGGGTGTAGGCTAACATCATTCGAAGAGAAGCAGCTGGAGGCAAGGCTGGGCAACTGGGCTTGCTCGCTTATCTGCAAAGCGCTGCACGAGTTTCCGTTTTGGGGAAATGAACTGACCGGCAGACGTACAGTACTGTGCAGATGATAGATACCGCATGTTTATGTGATACGCAGGGCTGTTGATCAGTGCGCCGCGGTGACATACACTTTACTATCAGGTATGGCA
This Aspergillus chevalieri M1 DNA, chromosome 3, nearly complete sequence DNA region includes the following protein-coding sequences:
- a CDS encoding cysteine hydrolase (COG:S;~EggNog:ENOG410PX1B;~InterPro:IPR000868,IPR036380;~PFAM:PF00857;~antiSMASH:Cluster_3.10), producing MASVTNGTLSFGDNYAVLNLDWMSVLINAAKDTHEGQAMIKNCSKWNDAVHQKSPRPLTVFSTLSFNPGQPEVQPNSPFANLIVPYGEFRNGSPEVQIDGHFKVDEEDVVLQKTRWSATMGNALEQILKARNIKTVIISGLTLSGVVMSTIYRLFDLDYNIYVIRDNVLELPVDQTPAFSEVMLEMLLPKMNIKVVSIEEALGALEHS
- the PP1_2 gene encoding serine/threonine-protein phosphatase (COG:T;~EggNog:ENOG410QDCN;~InterPro:IPR029052,IPR031675,IPR006186,IPR004843;~PFAM:PF00149,PF16891;~antiSMASH:Cluster_3.10;~go_function: GO:0016787 - hydrolase activity [Evidence IEA]) yields the protein MTDRDVNLESIINRLLKVRGTRPDQYVQLQESEIRYLCHKARELLVSQPILLELEAPIKICGDVHGQYYDLLRLFEYGGYPPEANYLFLGDYVDRGKQSVECICLLLAYKIKYPENFFILRGNHECASINRIYGFYDECKRRYSVKLWKTFIDCFNCLPIAAIVEEKIFCMHGGLSPDLNSMEQIRRIMRPTDIPDCGLLCDLLWADPDRDINGWGENDRGVSFTFGSDVVNRFVQKHDIDLICRAHQCVEDGYEFFANRQLLTLFSAPNYCGEFDNADIETS
- a CDS encoding Zn(II)2Cys6 transcription factor (COG:S;~EggNog:ENOG410PR0A;~InterPro:IPR036864,IPR007219,IPR001138;~PFAM:PF00172;~TransMembrane:1 (i251-270o);~antiSMASH:Cluster_3.10;~go_function: GO:0000981 - DNA-binding transcription factor activity, RNA polymerase II-specific [Evidence IEA];~go_function: GO:0003677 - DNA binding [Evidence IEA];~go_function: GO:0008270 - zinc ion binding [Evidence IEA];~go_process: GO:0006351 - transcription, DNA-templated [Evidence IEA];~go_process: GO:0006355 - regulation of transcription, DNA-templated [Evidence IEA]) produces the protein MRTSRYSTSRQKACQQCSSAKVRCDRKAGNERCTRCTQRGLPCAYPHADVPEAPTMTNPGLNGVQPPSPFSISDMSFASPERGLLATNMYNDPITRPPKSPSTTSSRPLPLLNEGFVNTAARMPESLDDMDFSGLDLVCPISADEIKNRWIQAYIPVPGQTVKQYPTGVSNFIYHILKSYAVVAVNGRGILPFIHPKQMMAQPTGSPLTTCLSLVRICSNPIPGTEDAAVKVLQREMHNLYKIRDKYDDKCLFAAFQAHLIYSMILFFQLNHACNDHFRDIMTNLQELACASSQQGLLCAANQRRARPRWEEWITVEAKRRTLFVMYLFDSILSTQEGLPTFLGTELQGLPAPASKLLWQASSRFEWERQYNIHMAEWMEGSLTIDELWPPFLGMTASDISRRHARVDRWLENLDEYGTMLYAIMRCTHSD